The Rhodothermales bacterium DNA segment CCAGGCCTTCGATACCCTTCTCCAACTCGACAAATGCGCCGTAGTCGGTGATGGAGACGACCTTGCCCTCGACCTCGACACCCGGAGCGTACTTCTCCATGATGTTCTCCCACGGGTGCTCCTGCAGCTGCTTGAGACCCAGGGAAATGCGCTGGCGCTCCTTGTCGTAGTCCAGGACCACCACGTTGAGCTTGTCGTCCAGCTGTACGAGCTCGGAGGGGTGCGTCACGCGGCCCCAGGACAGATCAGTGATGTGCAGCAGGCCGTCCACGCCACCGAGGTCGATGAAGACACCGAAGTCGGTGATGTTCTTGACCGTACCCTCGAGGATCTGACCCGGCTCCATCGTGGAGAGGATGCTCTCACGCTGCTTCTGCAGGTCCTTCTCGATGAGGGCCTTGTGGCTGACGACGATGTTCTCGTTGGCCGGGTTCAGCTTGACGATCTTGAACTCCATGCGCTTCTCGAGATACGCGTCGAAGTCGCGCACAGGGCGAACGTCGATCTGCGATCCCGGGAGAAACGCCTCGAGGCCATCGAAAAGCTCGACGATCATGCCGCCCTTGATGCGGCGAACGATCGTTCCCTCGAGCACCGTCTCGTTCTCGAAGGCGGATTCGATCTTGCGCCAGCGGCGCACGGTGTCGGCCTTGGTCTTCGAGAGCACGAGCTGACCAAGACGGTCCTCCATGCGCTCCAGGAATACCTCGACCTCATCGCCCGTCTTGAGCTCTTCGTCGAACTCGTTTTTGGGAACGATGCCGTCGGACTTGAAGCCGATGTCGATGACGACATCCTTCTCTCCGATCGAGACAATCTTGCCGGAAACGATGTTCTGCTCCTCAACCGTGGTGAACGTGCCGTCCACCATGCTCTTGAGCTCCTCGTAACCCGGACCAGAGAACGCATCCTCCTCGTCGCTCTCGGCTTGCTCGAGATCGGCGAGCGTGTACACCTTGCCGGTGATCTCGCCTTTGTATCCCAACGAAGTGCGCTGCGGGGCTTCTGCAACCGGCTCTGCTGCGGGCTCCTCCTCGGCGGCAGCCTCTTCAGCTACGGCTTCGGCAGGGGCTTCTTCCTCGGCGGCAACCTCTTCGGCTACGGCCTCGGCCGGGGCTTCCTCTTCGCCAGCAGCCTCTTCAGCTTCGGCTTCGGCGGGAGCTTCCTCAGCGGCGGCCTCTTCGGCGACTGGCTCGGCAGGAGCTTCTTCCTCAGCGGCGGCCTCTTCAGCGACTGGCTCGGCAGGAGCTTCTTCCTCAGCGGCAGCCTCTTCGGCTACGGCCTCGGCAGGGGCTTCTTCCTCGGCAGCAGCGTCTTCGGCTACGGCCTCGGCGGCGGGTGCCTCCTCAGGTGCTTCGGCGGCTGCCTCAGGGGCGCTTTCCTCTACGTTGGTGGTTTCGACGGCCTCGGCCGCCTGCGTTTCTTCTGTTTCAGCTGCCATATCGGCGGCAGCGTCCGTCTTCTGCTGTTCGTCAGCCATGTTGATGGACCGGTCCAGGCACAGCGCGTCAGTGATCAGGGAATCGCGCGCGCGGAGGACCTAACGGAATCGATTTATTGATGGAATGGCGACCTCCCTGAGGACCGCACGACTGTCTGCCAAATCCATTTTGGCACAGACTGACATCATACTGGGACTTACCAGGGGCGTTCCCGGCAAATTTCAGTCCGCCGTCCGCCTACGTTTCCGTTCCCCGGCCAGCGCAACAATGCGCGCCACCTGCTCCTGGAAGTTCAGGTCGGTGGTATCAATCTCGACGGCATCGACGGCCTTTTGCAGGGGCGATTCTTCCCTCGTGGTGTCCCTGTGATCCCGCTCGGCCATCTCCTTCTGGATTCGGGTGCGGTCCGAGTCGTTGCCCTGAATCTGTGCTGCCCGGCGTCGGGCGCGCACCGAAAGATCGGCGGTCAGGAAGAGCTTCAGGTCGGCATCTGGAAATACGACCGTGCCGATGTCCCGGCCTTCGAGGACCACTCCTCCGCCAGCTGCCTCCTCCTCCCGCGCCAAACGTCGCTGCTCCAGCACCAGACGCTCCCGGACCTCAGGCAACCTGCTGACCTGGCTGGCCATGGCACCTACCGCCTCCTCACGAATCGCGTCCGTGACGTCCTCACCTGCCAGCGTGACCCGCAGGCCCTGCGACGAAGGCTCCATGTCGAGGTCAAAGCGGGCGAGAGCATCTTCGACATGCCGGGAGATCGGCTCCAGTCCCTGTCGCATGAAGGTCAATGCCACCGCCCGGTACATGGCACCGGTGTCGAGGTAAAAGAAGCCGAGACGCCTCGCCACGGCGCGCGCTGTCGTGCTCTTGCCGGATCCGGCCGGGCCGTCGATGGCGATGATCATGCTTGAGGGCTCTGCTGTTTCGCACAAGCTATACGGGCCTGTCGAATCCGCCTATGGCGCCACCTGTAGAAGAACATGAATTCAATCGCATGAAACAGCTCGATTCCCGTCATATTCCGCGTGTGGCGCCGGAGGACCTGGCGCAGGTGCAGCGGCATCCCGTTTGCCTGGTCGTCGAAAACGTTCGTTCGGCGTTTAATGTGGGGTCCATGTTGCGCTCTGCAGACGCCCTGCGGCTGGATCATGTTTACCTGACAGGGTTCAGCCCTCCCGGAGATCACCGCGGAGTCAACAAGGCCGCCCTCGGCGCCCAGGACGCGGTGCCCTGGAGTCATACGCGGGATACGATCGATGTGCTGGGTAGCCTGAAACAGCGCGGATACACGCTCGCGGCAGTGGAAATCACGGATTCCCCGACAGATGCGAGACGGCTGCCGCGCGCCGATTTTCCGCTGGCGCTGGTCGTCGGCAACGAAGTGTCCGGAGTCGATCCAAAGTCGTTGGAGCTGTGCGACCTGGCACTGGAACTCCCACAGTTCGGGATGAAGCACTCACTGAACGTTGCCGTTGCGATGGGCGTCGTAGGTTACGATGTCGTCCGGCGGTGGCTGGAACTGGAACCTCAATCCACGGCCCGTTGACCCAGGAACCACTCGACCTTTCTTCCCATTTCGCCCCAGCGGACCCAGGAGCCTGGCTCGAACAGGTCCTGGACGGATTGCGCATAGGCTCCCTCGAGCAGGCTTCCTGGCTGCTGGGCGAAGCCGGACTCGTGGCACCGTACTACACCGAGGCGCCGACTCATACGGTGCATGCACCCGGTGCGTGGCAGTACGCCGATCTTCCCCCGGCCGGAGCCCATGCGGCGTCAGCCATCTCCTCGGCGGCTTCGGGCGGAGCAGATCTCGTCCTCCTTGCGGAGCCGACGTCCGTCGGGAGCACGGACCTGCCGGTGGGATTCTGGACACGCGGCTCCCTGGTGACGCTTCCCTCCGGAACGCTCCTGGTAGATGCAGTGCATGCCATCGGGACAGGCGCGCCACCGGCATTCAGCGTTGCAGTCGGCCTGTCGCTCCTGGCGGAGTCCTGCGCCGATGAGGAAGGGGCAACGGGTATCGCCTTCCCCATCGACACGTCCTACTTCCCTTCCATGGCGTCGCTGCGCGCCCTTCGCCTCGGAGCCGAGCGGATCCTCTCGGCATTTGGTGTCGACGGCGCGGCCACGGTGCTCGCAACTGCCGGGCGCGAGGTAATCCAGGAGCAGGACGCGTATGGCAATCTGCTGCGCCTGACAACCGTCGCCATGAGCGCGGTTTGCGGTGGCGCGCACGTGGTGGCCTTGCCGCCCTTTGACTCGGCGGAGGGCGAGCGCGGGATCAGGCTGTCGCGAAACATCAGCCATCTGCTCCGCCATGAAGGACTGATGGGACTTGTCTCTGACCCCGGACGAGGCAGCTACTACATCGAACAGTTGACTGCGAAAATCGGAAACGCCGCCTGGGCACAGTTTCAGGCATGGGAATCCGAAGGCGGGTTTCGGGCCTGTCGCAGGGAGATAGAATCCCGCATGGCCGCCTTCGAGCGTGAATATGTCGCGTCGGTGACATCGGAAGAGCGGGTTCTCGTCGGCGTCAACCGCTTCACGGAGGCAGGCGCATGAGGCCGGACTTCAGTCAGATCGAGTTTCCAGCGAGCACGGCGCCGGATGAGGGGGCGCGGACGGGTGCCCGGTTTGACAGCGCCGAGGGCATTCAAATCCGGGCTGCCTACACAGCGGAGGATATCGCGGCGGCCGAACACCTGAATTTTGCTGCAGGCATCCCCCCGTTTCTGCGCGGACCGTACCCCACGATGTACCTGAGCCGGCCGTGGACGGTGCGCCAGTATGCCGGATTCTCGACGGCGCGAGAGTCCAATGCGTTCTACCGAAGGAACCTGGCGGCGGGGCAACGCGGGCTCTCGGTCGCCTTTGACCTGGCCACTCATCGCGGATACGATTCGGATCACCCGCGTGTCGTCGGGGACGTCGGCAAGGCCGGAGTGGCGATCGATTCGGTCGAAGACATGAAGCTGCTCTTCGACGGCATTCCGCTGGACCGCATGTCGGTCTCCATGACCATGAACGGGGCGGTGCTGCCGATAATGGCGTTCTACATCGTCGCTGCCGAGGAGCAGGGCGTGCCGACGGAAGCCCTGCGTGGCACCATCCAGAACGACATCCTGAAGGAGTTCATGGTGCGCAACACCTACATCTATCCGCCGGCACCGTCGATGCGGATTGTGGGTGACCTGTTCAGGTTTACGGCCGCAAACATGCCGCGCTTCAATTCCATTTCGGTCAGCGGCTACCACATCCACGAGGCCGGCGCTCCGGCGGACCTTGAGCTGGCCTACACGCTGGCCGACGGGCTCGAATACCTGCGGACCGGCATCGAGGCGGGCCTGGAAGTGGACGCGTTTGCGCCACGCATTTCGTTCTTCTTTGCGATGGGCATGCACCACCTCATGGAGGTGGCCAAGCTTCGGGCGGCCCGTGTGCTCTGGGCACGCCTGGTCAGGCCGTTCGACCCCTCGAAGGAACGTTCAATGGCGCTCCGTACTCATTGCCAGACATCGGGTTGGAGCCTGACAGCCCAGGACCCGTTCAACAATGTTGCGCGAACGACCGTGGAGGCCATGTCTGCCGTTCTGGGGCATGCGCAGTCGCTGCACACGAACGCGCTGGATGAGGCGCTCGCGCTCCCATCGGACTTTTCGGCCCGCATCGCCCGGAATACCCAGTTGTACATCCAGCACGAGACGGACGTGATTCGCGCCATCGACCCCTGGGCGGGTTCGTATTACGTGGAG contains these protein-coding regions:
- the rpsA gene encoding 30S ribosomal protein S1; the encoded protein is MADEQQKTDAAADMAAETEETQAAEAVETTNVEESAPEAAAEAPEEAPAAEAVAEDAAAEEEAPAEAVAEEAAAEEEAPAEPVAEEAAAEEEAPAEPVAEEAAAEEAPAEAEAEEAAGEEEAPAEAVAEEVAAEEEAPAEAVAEEAAAEEEPAAEPVAEAPQRTSLGYKGEITGKVYTLADLEQAESDEEDAFSGPGYEELKSMVDGTFTTVEEQNIVSGKIVSIGEKDVVIDIGFKSDGIVPKNEFDEELKTGDEVEVFLERMEDRLGQLVLSKTKADTVRRWRKIESAFENETVLEGTIVRRIKGGMIVELFDGLEAFLPGSQIDVRPVRDFDAYLEKRMEFKIVKLNPANENIVVSHKALIEKDLQKQRESILSTMEPGQILEGTVKNITDFGVFIDLGGVDGLLHITDLSWGRVTHPSELVQLDDKLNVVVLDYDKERQRISLGLKQLQEHPWENIMEKYAPGVEVEGKVVSITDYGAFVELEKGIEGLVHISEMSWTEHIRHPSQMVALGQVVKVKILNIDHEGKKISLGMKQLEPDPWENIAERYPPGTVMRGRVRNITNFGVFVEIEPGIDGLVHISDLSWTKKVRHPSEMVKKGQELDVVVLNIDSDDRRISLGHKQVDTNPWNQFQQMYAVGTDTEGTVVRVEDRGVVVELPMDVEAFIPVGELKNSATFDASYHEGDKLEELRVIRFDMNNKEITVSETAAGREEEYAAIRAERAEKRRERQEEARDVARYTQDASATGPTTLGELSGLEALKAKMEAAEAEAADSADEAPEVEEAEAEEKEA
- a CDS encoding (d)CMP kinase gives rise to the protein MIIAIDGPAGSGKSTTARAVARRLGFFYLDTGAMYRAVALTFMRQGLEPISRHVEDALARFDLDMEPSSQGLRVTLAGEDVTDAIREEAVGAMASQVSRLPEVRERLVLEQRRLAREEEAAGGGVVLEGRDIGTVVFPDADLKLFLTADLSVRARRRAAQIQGNDSDRTRIQKEMAERDHRDTTREESPLQKAVDAVEIDTTDLNFQEQVARIVALAGERKRRRTAD
- the scpA gene encoding methylmalonyl-CoA mutase; amino-acid sequence: MRPDFSQIEFPASTAPDEGARTGARFDSAEGIQIRAAYTAEDIAAAEHLNFAAGIPPFLRGPYPTMYLSRPWTVRQYAGFSTARESNAFYRRNLAAGQRGLSVAFDLATHRGYDSDHPRVVGDVGKAGVAIDSVEDMKLLFDGIPLDRMSVSMTMNGAVLPIMAFYIVAAEEQGVPTEALRGTIQNDILKEFMVRNTYIYPPAPSMRIVGDLFRFTAANMPRFNSISVSGYHIHEAGAPADLELAYTLADGLEYLRTGIEAGLEVDAFAPRISFFFAMGMHHLMEVAKLRAARVLWARLVRPFDPSKERSMALRTHCQTSGWSLTAQDPFNNVARTTVEAMSAVLGHAQSLHTNALDEALALPSDFSARIARNTQLYIQHETDVIRAIDPWAGSYYVESLTHHLMQRAWSHIQEVEAAGGMAAAIERGLPKQRIEEAAARRQARIDSGQDVIVGINRFRVEQTDTVDLLEVDNHAVREEQLERLGQLRASRDQTAVQATLKALRQGARTGENLLTLAVDAARARATLGEISSALEDVFDRYVADIPTIAGVFADEMASNSKFQSARERADQFAHRVGRRPRLLVAKLGQDGHDRGARVVATAFADVGYDVDIGPLFQLPEEAARQAVENDVHVVGISSLAGGHKTLVPQIIAELTSLGRPDILVVAGGVIPPADYSELFEVGVAAVFGPGTVLTDAAVELIDLIESRQD